From the Oceanobacillus kimchii X50 genome, the window TTTGCAGTACAAACGGCAGATGGTATCGATTGGTGCTTTTCCCATTGCCAATATAACCGATAGTAAGCATAGCCAGCCTCCTAAAATTTCGTGTGAAGTTTGTAAGAAAAAATACCTCCTTGATAATAGTTCTATCATACAGGAGGTACTTTTTCTATTTGAGCCAATCTCATAATTGCTAAGTTCCCTTTAAAAATTTTGGTGATAGTTACATAATAACGTTCGTGTTATAGCCAAAACTAGGCTTTGATTGCAATGAAAGACGGCGACTCCTGCAGGGATAGCACGAGCTGAAGATCCACTTGAAAAGTGTTCTTCTTTTCAAGTTAGCTGAAGCTGTGCCTGTGGAAAGCGTCCGTCTGCAATGGAAATCAAAATAGCCTCATTCGGATTCCACGCAAATATATTATTATGAGATTGATTCATTTATTTGAAAATGATTCTTACATTAAACCGATAACATGGAAGACGATACCTACCACGAACAATCCAAGAATCATAATGATTGGAGAAACTTTCTTCCTTAGTAGCCACATACAGAGAAGCGTTAATAGCAACCCTGCTAAACCAGGAATTAAGCTATCTAAGTTGTCCTGTAAGGTCGTTACATTCGTCTGGGTCAGTGATCGACCCTGTTCTTGCTGAATCAGTGCGGTTTGAATTCCTTCCGATCCTGCAGGCAAGCTATCCCAATCAATATAAGCACCATCGTCCAATTGAACCTCGGATACCGTCGGAGCAAATGAGACAGCTACCCACCTATTTACCAATGCACCGAGGATAAACATACCGAGTATCGAGGCGCCTTTGGTAATATCCTGAAGTAATCCGCCAGATAAATCGTCGGTAATTTTGGAACCGGCTTTGTAACCAAGTTCTTGTGAATACCACTTGAATCCCATACGAATAAGATTCCATAATACAAAGTAAAGAATTGGTCCGAGTATATTACCGCTAAGTGCAAGCGAAGCCGCTAAAGCACCAAGGATTGGTTTCACTGTGAACCAAAACATCGGATCTCCGATACCTGCAAGAGGTCCCATCATACCGACTTTTACCCCTTGAATTGCCTTGTCATCCACCGGAGCGCCGTTTGCCCGTTCTTCCTCAAGTGCTAATGTTACACCAATAATCGGAGAAGCTACATATGGATGTGTATTAAAGAATTCTAAATGACGTTGTAGTGCTGCAGCACGATCTTCTTTTGTTTTATACAATCTCTTGATGGCAGGAATCATGGAAAATGCCCAACCACCGTTTTGCATACGTTCATAGTTCCAAGAACCTTGAATGAAAGTGGATCGCCACCAAATCGCAATCCGATCTCTTTTTGTTAATTTCATCTCTTGAGCCATTTTATGTCCCTCCTTTTTAGTAGTTATCTATAATTTCACCTAGCGGATCCCCAGTGTTTCCGTTGCCACCATTACCTGAACCGCCTTGTTTTGTAAGTGCTAAGTAAATTAATGCAAGAGCTACACCGATACCACCAAGACCCATTAGAGTGATGGATGGGATAGTTGCTAATACGAAACCGATCGCAAAGAACGGCCATACTTCTTTTGTCGCCATCATGTTAATAACCATTGCATAACCAACAGCTACTACCATTCCACCGCCGACTGCTAGACCATCTGTTAACCAAGAAGGCATAGATTGAAGTAACTCTCTAACTGGACCTGCACCAATTGCCAAAATTAATGCAGCTGGGATTGCGATACGTAACCCTTGTAAACAAATAGCGACAATATGCCAAAAATCAATTCTTCTAATGTTTCCTTCTCGGGCTGCCGCATCCATTAAGTGCACCAAACCAGTCGCAATCGTTCGAACGATAATAGTTAATAATAGACCTGCAACTGCAAGTGGTACTGCAATCGCGATTGCTGAAGATACACCTGCTTCTCCCTGGCCACCTAATACAAGAATAATTGCCGATGCAATGGATGCCAGTGCAGCATCTGGTGCTACAGCAGCTCCAATGTTTGCCCAACCTAACGCGATTAATTGTAGGGTACCACCTAAGATAAGACATGGTACTACTTCTCCTGTAACTAATCCGATTAACGTACAGGCAATAATAGGCTGATGGAAGTGGAATTCATCCAAGATTCCTTCTACACCAGCTAAAAATGCTACTATAATAATTAATATTATTTGAATAATAGTCAATTCCATAATCATTAATCCTCCTTTTTTTACTGATGATTAGGATTATCTTTGTTTGTCCAGCTCTGCCTGAGCCCTTCTCATAATCTCATCCATGTTTCCTCTGGAATCGTTCGGTACTTTACGCACGTCGAATGTCAATCCAGCTTCTTTTAGTTTTTTAAATGCATCGAGATCCGCTTGGCTAAAGGCCAAAACTTTATTCGGCTGCACTTTACCAGGTGAGTGTGCCATTGAACCAACGTTGATGGTTTCTAATGGAACGCCACCTTCTACCGCTCGAAGTACATCATGCGGGTTTTCGAATAGGAGTAACGCTCGCTGACCTCCAAAATGTTTATCATCTTTGGCAAGCTCAATCATTTTATTAATGGGAACAACGTGTGCCTTTACCCCTGATGGAGCAGCTTGCTGGATTAATTTCTTACGTAGCTCATCCTTCGC encodes:
- a CDS encoding PTS system mannose/fructose/sorbose family transporter subunit IID, giving the protein MAQEMKLTKRDRIAIWWRSTFIQGSWNYERMQNGGWAFSMIPAIKRLYKTKEDRAAALQRHLEFFNTHPYVASPIIGVTLALEEERANGAPVDDKAIQGVKVGMMGPLAGIGDPMFWFTVKPILGALAASLALSGNILGPILYFVLWNLIRMGFKWYSQELGYKAGSKITDDLSGGLLQDITKGASILGMFILGALVNRWVAVSFAPTVSEVQLDDGAYIDWDSLPAGSEGIQTALIQQEQGRSLTQTNVTTLQDNLDSLIPGLAGLLLTLLCMWLLRKKVSPIIMILGLFVVGIVFHVIGLM
- a CDS encoding PTS mannose/fructose/sorbose transporter subunit IIC translates to MELTIIQIILIIIVAFLAGVEGILDEFHFHQPIIACTLIGLVTGEVVPCLILGGTLQLIALGWANIGAAVAPDAALASIASAIILVLGGQGEAGVSSAIAIAVPLAVAGLLLTIIVRTIATGLVHLMDAAAREGNIRRIDFWHIVAICLQGLRIAIPAALILAIGAGPVRELLQSMPSWLTDGLAVGGGMVVAVGYAMVINMMATKEVWPFFAIGFVLATIPSITLMGLGGIGVALALIYLALTKQGGSGNGGNGNTGDPLGEIIDNY